In Lewinellaceae bacterium, a single window of DNA contains:
- a CDS encoding TonB-dependent receptor, which translates to MKQQYSFNVRRLFALLRPGGVILFLMLGVAVGASAQSMTVSGTVTDEAGEPLIGASILVQGTTTGTITDIDGTYSLNVEKGATMVVSYTGYAAQTIEVGNQTTIDITMQPDAEILSEIVVTGYQTQRKRDISGAVSVVKTDELETMVTSSFAQKLAGRAPGVTVSSSGAPGDVANVRIRGISSFGSNDPLYIIDGIPVQDKGNLNINPNDIESMQVLKDASTASIYGSRASNGVIVITTKKGKAGKTKLSYSGSVSAVNPVKGWNDILITDSDEYLDMTKQFFENGGAALPSYVQNGQLTQYIFPASNSVDESTYDRYNNPIMKTSSGTDWWDAITRTGLTQDHTLTISGGSEMATFAISAGYLNQEGVLVYNNFERANLRANSSFKIGKRLRVGENINIARRSVVNDPAQSEQGTISQVYLTAPIIPIYDIGTSTNSDGERDSFGGSKTANTGNSDNPFAELFRGQNNWNRTLNILGNVYAEVSIIEGLRFKSTYSVDMDNFNNRSFSFRTPENQEDLGAQNFREDWNNGFTWTWTNTLSYDKELTERHKLGLLAGYEAIKGTYRNIGGGLNNYFTTDINIWYLNAAFGSPDTRFVNSGGRENTLVSTFGKVDYSFDDTYFLSATVRRDGSSRFSDGFKYGTFPAASFAWRISNVIFQDNAAVTDLKLRASWGKTGNQNIQDYNFADRFGGSIGSAFYDINGTNNSPATGYTQTSIGTLSLGSDTKWEEAETVNFGLDASFFDDRLTFVVDVYSRKTIDLLYNAPLPGTAGTAIAPFRNVASMKNNGFDLGLSYRNRVSDDFSWNVSLNASRYVNEITKIDGESTFFYPNGQQGRIDNRLPEEININQIGYPISSFRGYTVDGKFLSQSDLDALDQTGKTLGGLRFKDLNGDGQINDDDIGIIGNPHPDFTLGLNLGASFKNFDFMAFFNGSFGNDIYNYTKLFTHFRQFFSNVDREFYLNNGQGDLPALNVNDTGSRSSSTYYVEDGTYVRLGVLQIGYNLPLSVGSSIGLSRLKVYIQGQNLFTITGYSGLDPALSNANIGDYSDNIQGNYLNDLWTGYDIGQYPSNRLFTFGVNAEF; encoded by the coding sequence ATGAAACAGCAATACTCATTTAATGTTCGAAGGCTATTCGCCCTACTCCGGCCGGGGGGGGTGATCCTGTTTTTAATGCTGGGGGTTGCGGTTGGCGCCTCCGCCCAGTCTATGACCGTCTCCGGCACCGTAACGGACGAGGCCGGCGAGCCTCTGATCGGCGCCAGCATTTTAGTGCAGGGAACCACCACCGGAACCATTACGGATATTGACGGAACCTATTCCCTGAATGTCGAAAAAGGAGCCACCATGGTTGTCTCCTATACCGGTTATGCTGCCCAAACGATAGAAGTGGGCAATCAGACTACCATTGACATAACCATGCAGCCGGATGCGGAAATCCTGTCCGAAATCGTTGTGACGGGATATCAAACCCAGAGAAAAAGAGACATTTCGGGAGCGGTTTCGGTCGTGAAAACAGATGAACTGGAAACAATGGTAACCAGTTCCTTCGCCCAAAAGCTGGCGGGCCGCGCCCCAGGGGTAACGGTATCTTCTTCGGGAGCGCCGGGAGATGTTGCCAACGTGAGAATTCGGGGCATCTCTTCATTTGGCAGCAACGACCCGCTTTACATCATTGACGGCATTCCCGTTCAGGACAAGGGCAACCTCAACATCAACCCCAATGATATAGAAAGCATGCAGGTGCTGAAAGATGCCTCCACCGCTTCCATTTATGGGTCGAGGGCATCCAATGGCGTCATCGTGATCACCACCAAAAAAGGGAAGGCAGGCAAAACCAAATTGTCCTACAGTGGATCTGTATCTGCGGTTAATCCGGTTAAAGGCTGGAACGACATCCTGATCACCGACTCGGACGAATACCTGGATATGACCAAGCAGTTCTTCGAAAATGGGGGAGCGGCGCTGCCTTCTTATGTGCAAAACGGGCAATTGACCCAATACATTTTCCCCGCTTCCAACAGCGTCGACGAGTCTACCTATGACCGGTACAACAACCCCATCATGAAGACCAGCAGCGGCACCGACTGGTGGGATGCCATCACGCGCACCGGCCTGACGCAGGACCACACCCTGACCATATCCGGCGGCAGCGAGATGGCTACTTTTGCCATCAGCGCCGGCTACCTGAACCAGGAAGGCGTCCTGGTTTATAATAATTTTGAAAGGGCTAACCTCAGGGCGAACAGCAGTTTCAAAATTGGCAAGCGGCTCCGGGTTGGAGAAAACATCAACATCGCCAGAAGGTCGGTGGTCAACGACCCGGCTCAATCCGAACAAGGAACCATTTCACAGGTGTATTTGACCGCTCCGATCATTCCTATTTATGATATTGGCACTTCTACCAATAGTGACGGGGAACGCGACTCCTTCGGCGGCTCCAAAACGGCCAACACCGGCAACTCTGACAACCCATTTGCCGAGCTGTTCAGAGGCCAGAACAACTGGAACAGAACCCTGAATATCCTGGGCAATGTGTATGCTGAAGTCAGCATTATTGAAGGCCTGCGCTTTAAGTCGACCTATAGCGTAGACATGGACAACTTCAACAACCGAAGCTTCTCGTTCAGGACACCCGAAAACCAGGAAGACCTGGGCGCACAGAATTTCCGGGAAGACTGGAACAATGGATTTACCTGGACCTGGACCAACACGCTGAGCTACGATAAAGAACTGACCGAAAGGCATAAGCTGGGCTTGTTGGCAGGTTACGAAGCGATTAAAGGAACCTACCGGAACATCGGCGGAGGGTTGAATAATTACTTTACCACCGACATCAACATCTGGTACCTCAACGCGGCATTCGGCAGCCCGGACACCCGGTTTGTAAACTCGGGGGGCAGGGAGAACACCCTGGTCTCTACCTTCGGAAAGGTGGACTATTCTTTCGATGACACCTACTTCCTCAGCGCCACCGTAAGAAGAGACGGCTCTTCGAGGTTCTCCGACGGCTTCAAATATGGCACTTTCCCCGCCGCTTCTTTTGCCTGGAGAATTTCCAACGTAATATTTCAGGACAATGCTGCAGTTACCGACCTGAAGTTGAGAGCGAGCTGGGGCAAAACCGGTAACCAAAATATTCAGGACTACAACTTTGCCGACCGGTTCGGAGGGTCTATCGGCAGCGCCTTCTACGACATTAACGGCACCAACAACTCTCCGGCTACCGGATACACCCAAACCAGCATCGGCACGCTTTCCCTGGGAAGCGACACCAAATGGGAAGAAGCCGAAACCGTCAACTTCGGTTTGGATGCCTCTTTCTTTGACGACCGGTTGACCTTTGTCGTGGACGTTTACAGCCGGAAGACCATCGACCTGCTGTACAACGCTCCCTTGCCGGGAACTGCCGGCACGGCCATTGCCCCGTTCCGCAACGTCGCCTCCATGAAGAACAACGGTTTCGACCTGGGCCTGAGCTACAGAAACAGGGTTTCCGATGATTTCAGCTGGAACGTAAGCCTGAACGCCAGCCGTTACGTCAACGAGATCACCAAGATTGACGGCGAATCTACTTTCTTCTATCCCAACGGCCAGCAGGGCCGCATCGACAACCGCTTGCCGGAAGAGATCAACATCAACCAGATCGGTTATCCCATTTCTTCCTTCAGAGGGTATACTGTGGATGGAAAATTCCTGTCTCAATCGGACCTGGATGCGCTGGACCAAACCGGAAAGACCTTAGGCGGTTTGAGGTTTAAAGACCTCAACGGCGACGGCCAGATCAATGACGATGACATCGGCATCATCGGCAACCCGCATCCGGATTTTACGCTGGGCCTGAATTTGGGAGCCTCTTTCAAGAACTTTGATTTCATGGCATTTTTCAATGGCTCTTTCGGAAACGACATCTACAATTACACCAAGTTGTTTACCCACTTCCGCCAGTTTTTCTCCAATGTGGACAGAGAATTCTATCTGAACAACGGCCAGGGCGACCTGCCTGCCTTGAATGTCAACGACACCGGCAGCCGTTCTTCCAGCACCTATTATGTAGAAGACGGAACGTATGTCAGGTTGGGGGTTCTGCAGATCGGATACAATCTGCCGCTTTCCGTTGGCTCCTCCATCGGCCTGAGCAGGCTGAAAGTTTACATTCAGGGCCAGAACCTGTTCACCATTACCGGGTACAGCGGCCTGGATCCGGCCTTGTCCAACGCCAATATCGGAGATTATAGCGACAACATCCAGGGCAACTACCTCAACGACCTTTGGACGGGCTATGACATTGGCCAGTATCCGAGCAACCGGCTTTTCACCTTTGGCGTAAATGCTGAATTTTAA
- a CDS encoding carbohydrate kinase, with product MYLLGYDIGSSTIKAALIHADTQKVVGLTQYPDQEMDMISRQRGWAEQQPEVWWQDLCIATQRLLELTGARPKDIKGIGIGYQMHGLVLVDREQQVLRPSIIWCDSRAVAIGQQAFAELGEEHCLGEMFNSPGNFTASKLKWVKDNEPRVYERADKLLLPGDYIAMKLTGEALTTISGLTEGIFWNFKKKRVDSRLLEYYGLRECLIPDTVPTFSIQGRLTKEAAKRTGLAPGTPVAYRAGDQPNNALSLNVLNPGEVAATSGTSGVVYGIVDQPVSDAKSRVNSFAHVNYEENFDRIGVLLCLNGAGIEYSWIKRQVARSEHSYADMERMASTIPVGSDGLCLLPFGNGAERMLEDRNLNAHIFNLDFNRHTRAHLYRASLEGVAFSFVYGVNILKELGLNVDVIRVGNDNMFQSKIFSTTIATLLGSQIEVVETTGAVGAARASGVAAGIYGSLDEALKGVQPTTIYEPQLSLGFCQQAYSYWQSRLQMTLEDRSASRRNTGDEAFGKAEELKKEVRKFNKELVAAKLEMTANNDFLSEVRSMLENTGQGKEQAAISRAVQKIRARLEEAHAWDDFEENFDILHNDFFKKLHNIYPDLSLQELKMCTYLKLKLSTKEIARRMNLSIRGAETCRYRLRKKLEVGAGENFACFLEKLAKD from the coding sequence TTGTATTTATTAGGCTACGACATTGGGAGTTCTACGATCAAAGCGGCGTTGATCCATGCAGACACCCAGAAGGTTGTTGGGTTGACCCAATATCCGGACCAGGAGATGGACATGATCTCCAGGCAGAGAGGCTGGGCGGAGCAACAACCCGAAGTATGGTGGCAGGACTTGTGCATCGCCACTCAGCGGTTGCTGGAATTGACCGGCGCCCGGCCTAAAGACATTAAAGGAATTGGCATTGGGTATCAAATGCACGGCCTGGTGCTCGTCGACAGAGAACAGCAGGTGCTTCGGCCCTCTATCATCTGGTGCGACAGCCGGGCAGTAGCCATCGGCCAGCAGGCTTTTGCGGAATTGGGTGAAGAGCACTGCCTGGGAGAAATGTTCAATTCTCCCGGCAATTTCACTGCTTCCAAGTTGAAGTGGGTCAAGGACAACGAGCCTCGCGTATACGAAAGGGCAGACAAGCTCTTGCTTCCCGGCGACTACATTGCCATGAAACTCACCGGCGAGGCATTGACCACTATTTCTGGCCTGACGGAAGGCATATTTTGGAATTTCAAGAAAAAAAGGGTCGACAGCCGCCTGCTCGAGTACTATGGCTTGCGGGAATGCCTCATCCCGGATACGGTCCCTACCTTTTCCATTCAGGGCCGGTTGACGAAAGAGGCGGCAAAACGGACTGGCCTGGCGCCCGGCACGCCGGTCGCTTACCGGGCAGGCGACCAGCCGAACAACGCCTTGTCTCTCAACGTATTGAACCCCGGTGAAGTAGCCGCAACGAGCGGAACTTCGGGCGTCGTCTATGGCATCGTCGACCAGCCGGTTTCCGATGCCAAATCCAGGGTCAACTCCTTTGCCCACGTCAATTACGAAGAAAATTTTGACCGCATTGGCGTCCTGCTTTGCCTCAATGGAGCCGGCATCGAGTACAGTTGGATCAAGCGGCAGGTAGCCCGCAGCGAGCATTCCTACGCCGATATGGAGCGCATGGCCTCCACCATACCGGTCGGATCCGACGGGTTGTGCCTGCTGCCGTTCGGCAACGGCGCCGAACGCATGCTGGAAGACAGAAACCTGAACGCCCATATTTTCAACCTCGATTTCAACCGCCACACCCGCGCCCATCTCTACCGGGCTTCCCTGGAGGGCGTGGCGTTCTCCTTCGTTTATGGCGTCAATATTCTGAAAGAACTCGGCCTGAACGTAGACGTCATCCGGGTAGGAAACGACAACATGTTCCAGTCCAAAATTTTTTCTACCACCATTGCTACTTTGCTCGGCAGCCAAATCGAGGTGGTGGAAACCACCGGCGCCGTCGGGGCGGCAAGAGCCTCGGGTGTGGCGGCAGGCATCTACGGGTCGCTGGACGAGGCGTTGAAGGGCGTACAGCCCACTACCATATACGAACCTCAGCTCAGCCTGGGATTCTGCCAGCAGGCCTACAGCTATTGGCAATCCCGCCTTCAGATGACTTTGGAAGATCGCAGTGCCAGCCGGCGTAATACCGGCGATGAAGCCTTTGGGAAAGCTGAAGAACTGAAAAAAGAAGTTAGAAAATTTAACAAAGAGCTGGTTGCTGCAAAACTGGAAATGACTGCCAACAACGATTTTTTGTCGGAGGTCAGGTCTATGTTGGAAAACACAGGCCAGGGAAAAGAGCAGGCGGCCATCTCAAGAGCAGTGCAAAAAATAAGGGCGCGGCTGGAGGAAGCCCACGCCTGGGATGATTTTGAAGAAAATTTCGATATCCTGCACAACGATTTCTTTAAAAAGCTCCACAATATTTACCCGGACCTTTCCCTGCAGGAGTTGAAAATGTGCACCTACCTTAAATTAAAACTCAGCACCAAAGAAATAGCCAGGCGCATGAACCTATCCATCAGGGGAGCGGAAACCTGCCGGTACCGGCTGCGCAAGAAACTGGAAGTTGGGGCGGGAGAGAACTTTGCGTGTTTCCTGGAGAAACTGGCTAAAGATTGA